CATTTACGCGTAAAATTTGATGCTGTGATTCCAATGTCAATGGAAAAAAGTTTCAGGAAtcaaagtttcttttttatagaGGAAGGGAAGCATTAGTTCTCGAAATTTAACACTTCCTTTGCTTAGCACGTTGTCGTTGTTATACGGTTGACGATTGTTTgacatttcttatttattaatttatattttgtaTGATTGCGCGTTATTGCCTGACTCGagggattttattttatggttGTTAGCCTATATGTATTTGTCGTTTCTGCTTCTTATTGCGAGAAATCATGCACGTTTTCGCGCTGTTTCTTTGCGGGATCAAACAAAAGAACTTGAACACTAGTCTACTCCATTGAAATAGGGGCCTTATCATTGGGTCCAAGAGTTAGTAGCATCCGTAAAACATAGTAGGCTCTGCTTGCCGTTCCAATAATATATTCAGGCCGAATGCAGTCGATGGAAGTTGGCAGTGCTAGTCGTTAGGGCAAAGTGCTTGGGCGATTGTTGGCCTTGGCTCTTACAAAACGTAGGCTATATTTGAGAGGTGTTGTTTGCGTAGGCTCAACAGGTGTCATCAATTTAGGAGAGAATCAAGAACTTTGAATTTCACcaggttttgtttttatgttgtAATTTCTGAGATTTTCATAACAACACTCTGTTGAACATTTTGCACTATCTCCATAGAAttgtgttaaaaaaagaatcagaAAAAAGTAAGTGAAATAATCAAATAGATAAAAGCGGTAGCAATGTCTGATTTTTATCCCAATGTCCGTTTTTAGTGCTTTTACAGCTTTATTCCCTGATCATAATCAGCCTTGACTTCTGCTTCATGGTATGCAAAGCGTTAGTCATGTGGCTTTGCATCTTCTATCGAACCCTGTTTCCTGCTGAACTAAAACCTATTTCTGGAAAGATTGTTCTGGTACCAGAATCCTGCTAGTTATTTGATATAATATGATTTGTAGTTgtaaaaagataaattttatatttttttgacaGATTACAGGTGCAGGACGTGGCATTGGCAGAGAAGTTGCATTACAATTTGCACAGCTTGGATGTTTAATTGTTTGCTGGGATGTCAACTTAGAAGCTGCTCAGGAAACTGCCAAAGAAGTTGAAGCTATCGGTGGCAAAGCATGTGCATTTCATTGTGATGTTTCACAACAGCAGGATGTTGAAGAAAAAGCTAAACAAGTAAAAACAGTGGTACCACATGTTGACATTATAATCAACAATGCTGGCATCATGCCTTGTCATCCCTTCCTTAGTCACAGCATCCAAGAAATTGATCGATGCATTGACATCAATGTGAAAGGTTGCATTTGGGTAATTGTTAGTTTTGTTACTCTATAGTTATTGAAACTTTCTTATGGTGCTATTGAAATGTCTCTTAGGACAGGCTTCTGCCcttattttataatttttttttgtactgaTACCATTACGTActgatttaattttatttagcCGATGAAAAAGCTACCATATTACTcagaaaaaaaaccattgTATTACAGTCAGCCAAGAGCTTCCAACCACTGTCCAGAAACTAAacgagtttatttttcaatgtttagGTTGTACGAGAGTTTCTTCCAGGAATGATAGAGCGTAAACAAGGTCATCTGGTTTCCATGTCCTCAATTGCTGGCGCAATGGGGTGTGAAAACGTTGTTCCATACAGCGCATCAAAATTTGCTGTACGGGGAATGATGGAAGCATTGACTGAAGAAATGCGACGGGACAGTCGCAATTTAGATATCAAATGCACTACCATCTGTCCCTTCGTTGTAGG
This genomic interval from Daphnia magna isolate NIES linkage group LG8, ASM2063170v1.1, whole genome shotgun sequence contains the following:
- the LOC123475601 gene encoding epidermal retinol dehydrogenase 2-like, with protein sequence MLLQLYSLIIISLDFCFMVCKALVMWLCIFYRTLFPAELKPISGKIVLITGAGRGIGREVALQFAQLGCLIVCWDVNLEAAQETAKEVEAIGGKACAFHCDVSQQQDVEEKAKQVKTVVPHVDIIINNAGIMPCHPFLSHSIQEIDRCIDINVKGCIWVVREFLPGMIERKQGHLVSMSSIAGAMGCENVVPYSASKFAVRGMMEALTEEMRRDSRNLDIKCTTICPFVVDTGLCQRPRVKFPSFLRVTNVKDAASIIVRAVRRGDALVFMPEYVYYFWLLIKILPSQVYDYVVDFFDTGLEPHDE